In Chryseobacterium gotjawalense, the following are encoded in one genomic region:
- the ftsZ gene encoding cell division protein FtsZ: MENINTPGFSFDLPKGNSSIIKVIGVGGGGNNALKHMYERGIYGVDFVICNTDSQTLDNNPVANKVQLGLTITEGLGAGADPEVGEKAAIESIEDIKAAMGQNTKMVFITAGMGGGTGTGAAPVIAKVAKDMGILTVGIVTVPFSFEGKRRLDQAELGLDKLRNNVDSLIVINNDKLRQQFGNLGFKSGFSKADEVLTNAAKGMAEVITGYFDVNIDFRDAKSVLANSGTALMSNGVASGENKAEEAVKKALDSPLLNDNKITGAKNVLLLIRSGSEEVTMDEIGVIMDHIQQEAGHTADIIFGVGTDEELGDAVSVLVIATGFSKDHQKKSGVTEKVKFTLADSMEPAKKRETAFKATPENQQAPTGYPSSKNLFILDDEDDFPSNEFQVKTVEQSRVTEKETPTEINRFVDDNHPSQSFHQEEETPEFDLFSYDDDLTEEPLSQSFSFETEHKKPQKPVERRNPFDEEKPMEFSFFVNEPIEEPKVETPQPKAIIKEEPVQRSEPKVEEKIVEQKTVEKPILEVQEDFTFINKTTNSDKVLERRNKLKEFNSRYQNFEPENDFESIPAFRRKNISIGQENASAQKISNFLTESDGKMQVRENRFLNKDVD; encoded by the coding sequence ATGGAAAATATAAACACCCCTGGATTTTCATTTGATCTACCAAAAGGAAATTCATCAATAATTAAAGTAATCGGCGTAGGCGGCGGCGGAAACAATGCACTGAAACACATGTACGAACGTGGAATCTATGGTGTCGATTTCGTAATCTGTAACACCGATTCACAAACCTTAGATAACAATCCTGTTGCGAACAAAGTGCAGTTGGGATTAACCATCACCGAAGGACTGGGCGCAGGAGCTGATCCCGAAGTTGGTGAAAAAGCAGCGATCGAAAGTATCGAAGATATTAAAGCGGCTATGGGACAGAATACCAAAATGGTTTTCATTACTGCCGGAATGGGCGGTGGTACCGGAACCGGTGCTGCTCCTGTTATTGCAAAAGTGGCCAAAGATATGGGAATCCTTACCGTGGGAATCGTCACCGTACCTTTTAGTTTTGAAGGAAAAAGAAGACTGGATCAGGCAGAATTAGGTTTGGACAAACTAAGAAATAATGTGGATTCACTGATTGTCATTAATAATGATAAATTACGTCAGCAGTTTGGTAACCTGGGTTTTAAATCAGGATTCTCCAAAGCGGATGAAGTGTTAACCAACGCTGCAAAGGGAATGGCAGAAGTTATTACCGGATATTTCGATGTGAATATCGACTTCCGTGATGCGAAATCTGTCCTGGCAAATTCCGGAACGGCCCTAATGTCAAACGGTGTTGCTTCCGGTGAAAACAAAGCGGAAGAAGCCGTGAAAAAAGCATTAGACTCCCCATTATTAAACGACAATAAAATTACCGGAGCGAAAAATGTACTGTTGCTCATCAGAAGTGGTTCTGAAGAAGTAACCATGGACGAAATCGGTGTAATTATGGACCATATCCAACAAGAAGCCGGACATACTGCAGATATTATTTTCGGAGTTGGAACTGATGAAGAATTAGGAGATGCGGTCAGCGTATTGGTTATTGCGACTGGATTTTCCAAAGACCATCAAAAAAAATCAGGCGTCACAGAAAAGGTGAAGTTTACTTTGGCAGATTCTATGGAACCGGCAAAGAAAAGAGAAACCGCTTTTAAAGCTACTCCGGAAAATCAGCAGGCACCAACAGGTTATCCGTCTTCTAAAAATCTGTTTATTTTAGATGATGAAGATGATTTCCCTTCCAATGAATTTCAGGTAAAAACAGTTGAGCAAAGCAGAGTGACCGAAAAAGAAACTCCGACCGAAATCAATCGTTTTGTGGATGACAATCATCCTTCACAAAGCTTTCATCAAGAAGAAGAAACGCCGGAATTTGATCTTTTCTCTTACGATGATGATCTCACCGAAGAGCCGCTTTCACAATCTTTCAGTTTTGAAACTGAACATAAAAAACCGCAAAAACCAGTTGAAAGACGAAACCCATTTGACGAAGAAAAGCCAATGGAATTCAGTTTTTTCGTAAACGAACCGATTGAGGAGCCAAAAGTTGAAACACCGCAACCCAAAGCAATCATCAAGGAAGAACCGGTTCAAAGATCAGAACCTAAGGTGGAAGAAAAGATTGTAGAGCAAAAAACAGTAGAGAAACCGATTTTAGAAGTTCAGGAAGATTTTACTTTCATTAATAAAACTACAAACAGTGATAAAGTTTTAGAAAGAAGGAATAAGTTGAAGGAATTCAATTCAAGATATCAGAACTTCGAACCGGAAAATGATTTTGAGAGCATCCCTGCTTTCCGCAGAAAAAACATTTCAATCGGACAGGAAAATGCTTCGGCACAAAAAATCAGTAATTTCCTGACCGAAAGTGACGGAAAAATGCAGGTTAGAGAAAACCGTTTTTTAAATAAAGACGTAGATTAA